In the genome of Candida dubliniensis CD36 chromosome 3, complete sequence, the window attaaaatcaatttcaaaattatgGGTCCCAAGAATAAATCAAGTATTCCTGACGATAATCAATTAAGTAGTGACGACGTTGAAATGGTTTCCCCAATTCATGACCCATACATTGGTCTTCCACTGGAGCAATTCcggaaacaacaacatacCCGGATTGAGTGGGAGACACACTCCAATATCATTTTGAAAGGAGCATTAGAACCCTGGGATAACAAAAAGGGTAAACAGTTTGATGGTACAGAAAAAGTCGAAATCTTTGAAGCTGCTTTCCAAGCATTTCCAGGAATTTATGAATACACTAAGAATCCAAGTGGTGGTTTCCAGGTTATGCGTGATATGAACGTCAATTACACGAATGATGCTGAAAAGAATTTTATTGCTGAACATATCAAGTCCATCCAAAATTCTATTGTTAAAGCAATTATTAGTCGTATTTTGTTTAAGGCAAAAGCTCCTGAAACCCTCGAAGAAATGATTGACTACTACGAAAAATTGTGCAAAAAGGTCGCTCCTGAACTATTGTTCAGTTACTTTGAGCGTTTGGTGTCACACTATTTAAGTGTAGACGAGCCAAAGTTAACTGCTCCTACAACTTTAATGAATAGGTTGAGGAGTCCAGGCCAATTGATTCTCAATGAGTCAATTGCAAGATTTTGCAGTCATTTGAATTCTGGAATAGTTACACAGTTCCAAATGTTTTACAAATACAAAGCAATAGCTATGAGATATTGTGGGTACATTGTTGGTCAAATGAATGACGTCCGCAATGGTAAGCCTTTCGATTATGATCGTCTTACAAATGAAATAGATTTAGACCCTGTTATTGAACAAACTGTTACTGAGAGAcataaagaagaaattgcaAGAATTAAAAGCAACAACTCAGTTCAGAATCTGGTCAATTCGATGTATAATACAcatcaaaacaacaataactcAAACTAttataacaataatgataaaaacaacaaaaataataaaaattacaaaaataacaaaaataaaaataacaaaaataacTACAATAAAAAGGGAAAAGTATCTAAAGTTAGTAACGAGACTTCTGACTACGAAAAGTTAAAAAGAGATTTAGTACGCATGATGGATGATTTGCggaaagaaaaggaatAACTATGTACTTTCGTGCCAACATCAATGTTATCGTACTTTATCTCAAATATACAATCCCAAGCGTTAAAAAGCGATTTTGTAGATTATGATCCTATGAGTCTTAAGTATGACAGTGGTGCACTGCGTACAGTTGTTGGCAACAAGAAATTGCTAAGCAATTATGACTCGGAAGCACAGCAAATATTTGAACTTCCGAACGGACAGAAGATCCGTAGTCATGGCTCTGGAGATTTAGTAATCAACGTTAATCATCATGAGTTAGTATTAAAAGACGCTCATTATATTCCGGGATTTAAGATTAACTTAGTATCTTGTGGCCAAATAACTGCCCAAGGATATGATGTTATCTTGTCTCATAAAATGTTATTGTGTGTAAATTTTAACGAAAAACATGTTATCTTTGCCAaacaatcattaaataCCAATCTTTTCACTGGACCATCGAGAGGAAAAGTATACTCGAATGGGAAGATGTTTAtggataataattcattcatCGAAGATGAAGGTGAAAGAAAAGGTTATTTAAACAGCATCAATGCCATGACAAAAATAGTTGATCCAAGAATTGATCAAGTTGTGGCAAACCCCGATGGTAGAAAAGACTTATACTACTATCATTTGATCACTGGTCACATGTCAATTAGATCATTAATAAGATTGCATGAACAAGGAAGAATCAAATGTTCCATTGACGATCAAGATGCGAAAGATCAGATCAAAGGTTGCAAACAATGTATACTTGTTAATGCAAAACAACATTCGCATAACAAAACAACTCAGTCTCCACCCGAGCGGAGTTTATACAGGTTCCATTGTGATATCATGGGACCTTACCATGTCGGTCATGTGAAGTATTATATCACATTGATAACTGATCACTATAGTggattttcttttacaaTAGTGAAAACAGAAAAGAGATttacaaaagaaattttagaTCTTTTTGAACATCTACATGCTGACCTTTACCCAAAGAAAATTGCAAGGTTTAGGTCAGATAATGCCAAAGAGTTTCCAACTGAGGCAGAGTTAGGTACTTTAagaataaagaaagaagttTCGCCTCCCTATTCATCTGAAATGAATGGGATGGTAGAATCGCATAATAACGTAGTAAAGAAGCAAATGTTATATGTGATGTTAAACTTCCCTAACCGGTACAAAGAATTACTTATATTCTTTTGTGAGATTGTTGCTTACGCcgtatttattaaaaatcaTACGCCGTCTGAGCGAGTCGAAACCCACAAGGGTTGGACGCCACATGAACTATTCTACGGACGTAGATATAGACCAAACTACCACCAGCTCGGGGTAGATGTGTTTGTCATACTCCTGAATAAACAGGAAGCAGAGGCATTAGGTgtccaatttatcaaagGATTTCATAGAGGTGTACCAGGTATCTTCTTGGGTTATGGTAATGACTCCAATGTCTACCTTATCCAGTTAGTCGATGGTAATTATACCAGAAGATTATTTGTGAATGTTAGATTTTTAGGATCTATGAACAATATTAATACATTCCTAGATACTTTCGGCGAAAAAATGCGGAAGAATATGGATGAGTCTGGGAACTTTCCATTCTTCGAAGATTCGTCTAGAAATGAACTACTCAATGGTCGCTATGTCCCTTATGAAGATCACTTGCCAACACAAGGTACATCATCCCAAGATGTCTCCTCAGATAGACCAACCACAATTGAACCGACAGCtaccaatatcaatatGGATGAATTAATAGCAGAGGTACCAGACGAATTCTTACAGAACAATATAGCTGGAGATTTCTTAACTCAACAAGGATTTACTTTTCCACTGTTGCAAGTTACTGGAAAATTGTTGGAACACCAATCAGGACAAAGTCTTGCTCCATATAACTGGATGAGTAAAGACAACATGGAATATCTGAAAATGGGGAGTGATCATAAATATTTGGGACAGAACGACACGGAAAATATTGAACCCAATAAGAACCAACAGGTTGATATTTCAGAACCATCTTTTCAAAGTTCAATGGCAAACAAGCCTAATGAATCAGATCTTGGTGTATTACCTACTGCAGATGGTATACGTCATGGAGTACCTAACGCCCGGGGCGAGACAACTCAAGATGGGACAGTCAGTTCTAACATAGATATGCATCAACCGTATTCAACAATACCAACTCACAGACCGCCCCCGCCAGTAGGGAAGAATGTTCAATTCCTGGGAGTTAACAACGACTCTACGACATTACTTCCATCTGAGTGGGGATTACCACCTCAACAGCATCTCAGTAATGGGGGAGCATACGAGTCGCTGCCGGTTTCTAACGTTACCACTAGTGTCCGATTATCAGCCTCAACCATGAACATTGATGTGGGAAATAAAAATAGTATCAAGAgaacaaaaattgatagGCATCCTTTACTTCCGAATAAGGAAACAGTGAATGAGATTTCAGTTAGAATCGAagcattgaaaaatgagCATAATCTAAATAAAACATTAGATACCATTGCAGATTCTTACTTATTCACTAGAACATCTGAActcaaaaatgaaaatatggCTTACTACAAAGGTAATGGTAGAGTCTCAAAGCCACCAATGCTTCTTAACAACTTGAAGATTATTGATGAGCTTATCCCACCAACGAAACACATTTCTAGCATAGAAGCAAGACTAGAAACACTGACAGGTGACTtgaatgatattgaaaacgATATTGATTTGAGTGTTTATGGTGTGGAAAAGTACGTGGATTATACTGATGAAAATTGGAGAAGATCCATGGACAATGAGATGAAAAAGTTCAAAGAAATGAACGTCTACCAAGtagtgaagaagaaaaagaactTCAGAATGATACCCGCAAAATGGGTTCATTCATATAAGCCAAATGACCCAAAAGGGGAATTTTTCAGGAGTCGCTGTGTTGTCCAAGGATTTAGGCAAATCCCTGGACTCGATTTTGATAAGAATTGTGTCCTGTCACCAGTTACTGACCTTACTACCATCAGGGTCTTGACAGCGATAGCCGTAGAAAGCAAGGctcaaattcatcatatCGATATAAAGTCAGCATATCTCAACGCGACTTTGCCAAAAGATACTCCGATTTTCGTTAAGCCACCTCCTGGATATGATGACGGTATACATTGCTGGAGGTTGGTGAAAGCGGTGTATGGACTCAAGCAATCAGGCTTCGAGTGGCATTCCCATGTCAGTAAGACATTCAAGAAAATGGGATTATATCAATGTGAAAATGTCGAAGGACTTTTTATGCTCGAAAAggtaatgaaaaaatatacATTGCTTTATACGTCGATGACTTATTCGTCGTTGCCTCCAGTAATCAGttcttcaataaattcatgGACGATTTGGAGGCAAAATTCAGTCTAAACTATATTGGTGAGATTCTGGAATATTTAGGAATTGAATTTCAGAAAAATGCTTTTGGCTATGAACTTCACCAAAACAAGTTTGTTAAAAGATTGATTGAAGCTTTCCCAACAGAAATAATGAAAGGTGCTGATCTACCACGTACTCCagataatattttcaagaatgacaaatataaaatcattgatgATAACACAGGTAAACCTTTAAAGAACCAGAAGGATATACCAATACCAGACGAATACATTTATGAAGATAGTAATTCTCCCCGTTTGGACAAAGAACATCATGATTTATATCGGAGTATTGTGGGTATGTTATTGTGGCTAACAAATAATACCATGCCATCAATTTCATACGGAACTAATGCTCTCGCAGCAAAATGCCACGAACCCACAGAAAATGATTACAAACATCTTATGCAAATGATCAAGTATTTGtacaaaaataacaatgaaAGATTAATCATGAGACGGAATCAAACGAAAGACATTAGTGAGGATTCACATGTGATCTATGCTTATTCTGATGCTTCATTTGCGGCAGATTTGGATAGGCATTCTGTTTCAGGTTTTGCCATTTATCTCAATGGTAATCTTGTATCTTGGGGGACTAAGAAACAAAGGAGTATAACAAAAAGCTCCATGGCATGTGAGTTAATTGCATTAGGGGAGACTGTTGATAGATCTATGATTATCAGAcaaattgttcaatcaattggttACAGTGCTCCCAAGATCATTATATTTGAGGATAACCAGCCAGTAATTATGAATTCCTATAATCGGAAATCTTCTGCTATCAGAAGACTGGTGGATATATGTCTTAAAACAATCAGACAACTTATTCTCGAATATAAACTACTTTCTGTTGTGTACATCAATACCAAACTCAATGTTGCTGACTTATTAACTAAGGCAGTGAACAATAACACCATGAAAACACTTAAACCTTTATTATATGACAAAGGGAACTTGGACGGCGtaagaaaattgattaagGATAATTTTACTTCGCATAGACCGGTCGAGATGGGTCAACACAGCTTGgtttataatattataaCACCAACCGAGGAAATTAAGGAATCCTATTATGTTGCACCTGATAACGTTCAAAGTAAAGTGGAATCTCGGAATAATAAGCATCCGGAGATTAGTGGTGGTATTGCTCGTATAAAGAGATTGAGTATGCCCTAATCGAAATGAAATTTGACTTTTTCCATTGCCTGTCAATAGTCAAGATTTCAGGGGAGTGTTCGAAATTAGGGTGTGTAACATGGCTAATTATTAAGGATCAGCGGAATGTTACATATTGGTAGAGAACGtactaaagaaaataatacacTAATCTATTTCCTTTTATGGTAACACTTGGACATAGTAGCTCGTCCAGTGGAAAAAGGATTTTCTACTATATAAAGAGTAGAATCCTCatgattttgttgtatATATTTTCTATGTAAGCAAGCTTAATACTATAGACACCTTTCACCTACGCAGGTATCGCTTTcgatttcaaataaataactAAACAAGACATTGAATTCTAAATTGCTCACTAAATTATAAAACCAATGGATTTGCTTAGCCAGCATGAAAAATGTCGAAACAACATAGACTAAACAAGTTAATAATGAGCAATTAgtcaagaattgaaattggcctgatttgattaattggGCTGGcaattttgttgatattgattgaATGAAACCATTGCCTAAAAAGAGTAAACTGACTATTCTAAAAATTATGATTGTAGTACCCATAAGTGTTATCTGATAAAGTTTTTACAGAAGACAACAAagtaaacaatttttatATAGAATGGAACCTTAATGAAGCGggagtggtggtggtggaagTGGTACCAGTCTAACTCTTTTCCTTCCCGCACGAGCCGTCGACTCAAACTTGTCGATTCGACCAATCGGTGCAAATGAGggatttaatgaaatttttatatCTCATAACCAGTCTTGCATCATTTGTAGATGTTTCTACCAGAGTCAaaacaattcattttttttttttccgtcTGGGTTACA includes:
- a CDS encoding putative retrotransposon protein (transposable element), with protein sequence MGPKNKSSIPDDNQLSSDDVEMVSPIHDPYIGLPSEQFRKQQHTRIEWETHSNIILKGALEPWDNKKGKQFDGTEKVEIFEAAFQAFPGIYEYTKNPSGGFQVMRDMNVNYTNDAEKNFIAEHIKSIQNSIVKAIISRILFKAKAPETLEEMIDYYEKLCKKVAPELLFSYFERLVSHYLSVDEPKLTAPTTLMNRLRSPGQLILNESIARFCSHLNSGIVTQFQMFYKYKAIAMRYCGYIVGQMNDVRNGKPFDYDRLTNEIDLDPVIEQTVTERHKEEIARIKSNNSVQNSVNSMYNTHQNNNNSNYYNNNDKNNKNNKNYKNNKNKNNKNNYNKKGKVSKVSNETSDYEKLKRDLVRMMDDLRKEKE
- a CDS encoding conserved hypothetical protein (maps to N-terminal part of orf19.1653 in C.albicans; appears to have been integration site for transposable element in C. dubliniensis; see Cd36_81810 for C-terminal part of CDS;~apparently fungus-specific) gives rise to the protein MGTTIIIFRIVSLLFLGNGFIQSISTKLPAQLIKSGQFQFLTNCSLLTCLVYVVSTFFMSAKQIHWFYNLVSNLEFNVLFSYLFEIESDTCVGERCL
- a CDS encoding retrotransposon tca2 polyprotein, putative (transposable element;~Similar to S. cerevisiae POL97), with protein sequence MDDLEAKFSLNYIGEISEYLGIEFQKNAFGYELHQNKFVKRLIEAFPTEIMKGADLPRTPDNIFKNDKYKIIDDNTGKPLKNQKDIPIPDEYIYEDSNSPRLDKEHHDLYRSIVGMLLWLTNNTMPSISYGTNALAAKCHEPTENDYKHLMQMIKYLYKNNNERLIMRRNQTKDISEDSHVIYAYSDASFAADLDRHSVSGFAIYLNGNLVSWGTKKQRSITKSSMACELIALGETVDRSMIIRQIVQSIGYSAPKIIIFEDNQPVIMNSYNRKSSAIRRSVDICLKTIRQLILEYKLLSVVYINTKLNVADLLTKAVNNNTMKTLKPLLYDKGNLDGVRKLIKDNFTSHRPVEMGQHSLVYNIITPTEEIKESYYVAPDNVQSKVESRNNKHPEISGGIARIKRLSMP
- a CDS encoding retrotransposon tca4 polyprotein, putative (transposable element), with the protein product MLSYFISNIQSQALKSDFVDYDPMSLKYDSGASRTVVGNKKLLSNYDSEAQQIFELPNGQKIRSHGSGDLVINVNHHELVLKDAHYIPGFKINLVSCGQITAQGYDVILSHKMLLCVNFNEKHVIFAKQSLNTNLFTGPSRGKVYSNGKMFMDNNSFIEDEGERKGYLNSINAMTKIVDPRIDQVVANPDGRKDLYYYHLITGHMSIRSLIRLHEQGRIKCSIDDQDAKDQIKGCKQCILVNAKQHSHNKTTQSPPERSLYRFHCDIMGPYHVGHVKYYITLITDHYSGFSFTIVKTEKRFTKEILDLFEHLHADLYPKKIARFRSDNAKEFPTEAELGTLRIKKEVSPPYSSEMNGMVESHNNVVKKQMLYVMLNFPNRYKELLIFFCEIVAYAVFIKNHTPSERVETHKGWTPHELFYGRRYRPNYHQLGVDVFVILSNKQEAEALGVQFIKGFHRGVPGIFLGYGNDSNVYLIQLVDGNYTRRLFVNVRFLGSMNNINTFLDTFGEKMRKNMDESGNFPFFEDSSRNELLNGRYVPYEDHLPTQGTSSQDVSSDRPTTIEPTATNINMDELIAEVPDEFLQNNIAGDFLTQQGFTFPSLQVTGKLLEHQSGQSLAPYNWMSKDNMEYSKMGSDHKYLGQNDTENIEPNKNQQVDISEPSFQSSMANKPNESDLGVLPTADGIRHGVPNARGETTQDGTVSSNIDMHQPYSTIPTHRPPPPVGKNVQFSGVNNDSTTLLPSEWGLPPQQHLSNGGAYESSPVSNVTTSVRLSASTMNIDVGNKNSIKRTKIDRHPLLPNKETVNEISVRIEALKNEHNLNKTLDTIADSYLFTRTSELKNENMAYYKGNGRVSKPPMLLNNLKIIDELIPPTKHISSIEARLETSTGDLNDIENDIDLSVYGVEKYVDYTDENWRRSMDNEMKKFKEMNVYQVVKKKKNFRMIPAKWVHSYKPNDPKGEFFRSRCVVQGFRQIPGLDFDKNCVSSPVTDLTTIRVLTAIAVESKAQIHHIDIKSAYLNATLPKDTPIFVKPPPGYDDGIHCWRLVKAVYGLKQSGFEWHSHVSKTFKKMGLYQCENVEGLFMLEKVMKKYTLLYTSMTYSSLPPVISSSINSWTIWRQNSV